In a single window of the Agrobacterium vitis genome:
- a CDS encoding outer membrane beta-barrel protein, whose amino-acid sequence MTDSQTHSPDRQHSAGFCPMVSAGLLAACLVAAGAGPALSQQLTSGSTEQSAGLATLRGSTASTDNSATTTDTTATGTATSSTKTKSDTSEDTLDTDSFRRITNDALDANRINLRESPVDERRQLRKTEDDGTGIHVGTMILRPELSQGISTERKSTGSDKQNTTYWDNGLKGTLTSDWSRHQLVITGDGQWRQHIAGDRDSDPSGRVDAALRLDFADDIAARLTAGYGFSRESTTDPNAVRNASVQSGVNQFSAGAVLERQLGPLKGSVGLDFERWVYTDAKLANGSMLSNSDRNRNAVTLSSRLGYEISPALTPFVEVSAGKTRYDQTEDSAGYRRSGNIYGAKAGISSDMGEKLRGEIALGYKLASFDDTRLEDMGAMTVDGNVAWSPLRGTNVDLGLATSIEPSTTAGVSGDVAYALTAVVTHELRDNLIAKLSGGTTWRNYRGGSLSTGMYYTAGGGLVYKVNRWLDLTADLTWEKSTSDSSSDDKTLTAGIGLKLRR is encoded by the coding sequence ATGACGGACAGCCAGACCCATTCCCCTGATCGGCAGCACAGCGCGGGTTTTTGCCCGATGGTGTCCGCTGGCCTGCTGGCAGCGTGTCTGGTCGCGGCTGGGGCGGGTCCTGCCCTCTCCCAGCAGTTGACGTCGGGATCGACTGAGCAAAGCGCGGGCCTTGCGACCCTGCGCGGCTCTACAGCCAGCACCGACAACTCGGCAACAACCACCGACACGACGGCAACAGGCACCGCTACGTCATCAACCAAAACCAAGTCGGATACCAGCGAAGACACGCTTGATACCGACAGTTTCCGCCGGATCACCAATGACGCGCTGGATGCCAACCGCATCAACCTCAGAGAATCGCCGGTCGATGAACGGCGTCAACTGCGCAAAACCGAGGATGACGGCACCGGCATTCATGTTGGCACGATGATTCTCAGGCCGGAACTGTCGCAAGGGATCAGCACCGAGCGCAAATCAACCGGCAGCGACAAGCAGAACACCACCTATTGGGACAATGGGCTGAAGGGTACGCTGACCTCCGACTGGTCACGCCATCAACTGGTCATTACCGGCGACGGACAATGGCGTCAGCACATTGCCGGCGACCGTGACAGCGACCCCTCCGGGCGCGTCGATGCCGCATTACGACTGGATTTTGCCGATGACATCGCCGCCCGGCTGACCGCGGGCTATGGTTTCAGCCGCGAAAGCACCACCGATCCCAATGCCGTGCGCAATGCCTCGGTGCAATCCGGCGTCAATCAGTTCAGCGCCGGTGCTGTGCTGGAACGGCAGCTTGGTCCGTTGAAAGGCTCGGTCGGGCTGGATTTCGAACGCTGGGTCTATACTGATGCCAAGCTTGCCAATGGCAGCATGCTGTCCAATTCCGACCGAAACCGTAATGCCGTCACCCTGTCTTCGCGGCTCGGCTATGAAATCTCCCCGGCGCTGACACCCTTTGTCGAGGTTTCCGCTGGCAAGACCCGCTATGACCAGACTGAGGACAGCGCAGGCTACCGCCGTTCCGGCAATATCTACGGCGCCAAGGCCGGGATCAGCTCAGATATGGGCGAAAAGCTGCGCGGCGAAATCGCTCTTGGCTATAAGCTCGCCAGTTTCGACGACACGCGGTTGGAGGATATGGGCGCGATGACCGTTGATGGCAATGTCGCATGGTCACCGTTGCGCGGCACCAATGTCGATCTGGGTCTTGCTACCTCCATTGAACCGTCCACCACCGCAGGCGTCAGCGGCGATGTCGCCTATGCGCTGACGGCCGTCGTCACCCATGAATTGCGCGACAACCTGATCGCCAAGCTTTCAGGTGGCACCACCTGGCGCAATTATCGCGGTGGCAGCCTGAGTACGGGCATGTATTACACGGCAGGTGGCGGGCTGGTTTACAAGGTCAACCGCTGGCTGGATCTCACCGCCGATCTCACCTGGGAAAAATCCACCAGTGACAGCAGTTCCGACGACAAGACCCTGACGGCAGGCATAGGCCTCAAGCTGAGGCGATAA
- a CDS encoding KpsF/GutQ family sugar-phosphate isomerase translates to MNKLAVKLVEASAIKAALRVVATEQSGLAALEEALAGYLAGPFCNAIDVIGKSSGRVIVSGVGKSGHIGGKIAATFASTGTPAFFIHPAEANHGDLGMIARDDVVIALSWGGESTELNGILSFTRRFSIPLIAITAGEQSTLAREADIVLLMPKVQEACPHGLAPTTSTMMQMALGDALALALLEARGFGPNDFKTFHPGGKLGAMLTHVGDMMHIGEDVPLVPEGTSVPEAIIMLSQKRFGCVGVTDSTNRLVGIITDGDIARNLNRNLGERMVEEVMTRHPKTVHTETLATTAMAILNQHNISALFVTDEDGVPNGIIHFHDLLRIGVA, encoded by the coding sequence ATGAACAAGCTGGCTGTAAAACTCGTGGAAGCAAGCGCCATCAAGGCTGCATTGCGTGTCGTCGCTACCGAACAAAGCGGGCTGGCGGCTCTGGAAGAGGCTTTGGCAGGGTATCTTGCCGGACCGTTTTGCAACGCGATCGATGTTATCGGCAAAAGCTCAGGCCGGGTGATCGTCTCTGGCGTCGGCAAAAGCGGCCATATCGGCGGCAAGATTGCGGCGACCTTTGCCTCGACAGGCACACCGGCTTTCTTCATCCATCCGGCGGAAGCCAATCACGGCGACCTCGGCATGATTGCCCGTGACGACGTGGTGATCGCCCTGTCGTGGGGCGGCGAAAGCACCGAGCTGAACGGCATTCTGTCCTTTACCCGCCGGTTCTCCATTCCGCTGATCGCTATTACTGCTGGTGAGCAGTCCACTTTGGCGCGTGAAGCCGATATCGTGCTTTTGATGCCCAAGGTGCAGGAAGCCTGCCCGCATGGCTTGGCGCCGACCACCTCCACCATGATGCAGATGGCGCTGGGCGATGCACTGGCCCTGGCACTGCTGGAAGCGCGTGGCTTCGGACCAAACGATTTCAAGACCTTCCATCCGGGCGGCAAGCTGGGCGCGATGCTGACCCATGTCGGTGATATGATGCATATCGGCGAGGACGTGCCGCTGGTGCCGGAAGGTACCTCTGTGCCGGAAGCCATTATCATGCTGTCGCAGAAGCGTTTTGGCTGCGTCGGCGTGACCGACAGTACCAATCGCCTGGTCGGCATCATCACCGATGGCGATATTGCCCGTAACCTCAACCGCAATCTCGGTGAGCGGATGGTGGAAGAGGTGATGACCCGTCATCCAAAGACGGTACACACCGAAACACTTGCTACGACTGCTATGGCAATCCTCAATCAGCACAACATTTCGGCGCTGTTTGTGACAGATGAAGACGGTGTGCCCAATGGCATTATCCACTTCCATGACCTGCTGCGGATTGGTGTGGCTTGA
- a CDS encoding NfeD family protein, protein MFATLVDQWGPWSWLVLGMALLAVELVMPGMFMIWIGLGAIATGLLSLAFWGDAFWPWQVQALVFCAFSVAAIMIGRNYLRSDASRSDEPLLNQRTASLVGRTATLQEPIREGRGRIRLDDTFWTVSGPDLDAGIQVRIVAAHGSDLTVDAV, encoded by the coding sequence ATGTTCGCCACGCTGGTCGATCAATGGGGTCCGTGGAGCTGGCTGGTGCTGGGAATGGCGCTACTGGCCGTCGAACTGGTCATGCCCGGCATGTTCATGATCTGGATCGGGCTGGGCGCTATTGCCACCGGCCTGCTATCGCTGGCCTTCTGGGGCGACGCCTTCTGGCCCTGGCAGGTTCAAGCACTGGTGTTCTGCGCTTTTTCGGTCGCCGCCATCATGATTGGGCGTAATTATCTACGCTCCGACGCCAGCCGCAGCGATGAGCCGCTGCTCAACCAGCGCACCGCAAGTCTTGTCGGGCGAACCGCCACACTCCAGGAACCGATCCGCGAGGGGCGTGGCCGGATCAGGTTGGATGATACGTTCTGGACGGTTTCGGGACCGGATCTAGACGCCGGTATTCAAGTCAGAATCGTCGCCGCCCATGGGAGCGATTTGACCGTGGATGCGGTTTGA
- a CDS encoding SPFH domain-containing protein, with translation MSGFDIMVIALVGFVILVLIAGIKTVPQGFRYTVERFGRYTRTLEPGLNIITPFIETIGARMNVMEQVLDVPTQEVITKDNASVSADAVAFYQVLNAAEAAYQVANLENAILNLTMTNIRSVMGSMDLDELLSNREVINDRLLRVVDEAVRPWGIKVTRVEIKDIQPPKDLVDAMGRQMKAEREKRALVLEAEGFRNAQILRAEGAKQSAILQAEGQREAAYREAEARERLAEAEAKATALVSEAIAAGDVQAINYFVAQKYTEAMTAIGTASNSKIVLMPMEASSLIGSLSGIGAIAREVFGGDAPQAGGSPARHSGSSARSVPKTTTVSTTPAINPFAKSEE, from the coding sequence ATGTCCGGCTTCGATATTATGGTTATTGCCCTGGTGGGCTTCGTCATTCTGGTGCTGATTGCCGGGATCAAGACCGTGCCGCAGGGCTTTCGCTATACGGTGGAACGCTTCGGGCGCTATACCCGCACACTGGAACCGGGCCTGAACATCATCACTCCCTTCATCGAAACCATCGGTGCCAGGATGAACGTGATGGAACAGGTGCTGGATGTTCCAACCCAGGAAGTCATCACCAAGGACAATGCCAGCGTCTCCGCCGATGCCGTGGCCTTTTATCAGGTTCTGAACGCTGCCGAGGCCGCTTATCAGGTCGCCAATCTGGAAAACGCCATTCTCAACCTGACAATGACCAATATTCGTTCGGTCATGGGCTCGATGGATCTTGATGAACTGCTCTCCAACCGCGAGGTCATCAATGACCGGCTGCTGCGGGTGGTGGATGAAGCCGTGCGACCCTGGGGTATCAAGGTCACCCGCGTCGAGATCAAGGACATCCAGCCGCCCAAGGATCTGGTCGATGCCATGGGCCGTCAGATGAAGGCCGAGCGCGAAAAACGCGCCCTGGTGTTGGAAGCCGAGGGCTTCCGCAATGCCCAGATTCTGCGGGCCGAAGGCGCCAAGCAATCCGCCATTCTCCAGGCCGAAGGCCAGCGGGAAGCCGCCTATCGTGAAGCCGAAGCCCGCGAGCGTCTGGCAGAAGCCGAGGCCAAGGCGACGGCCCTGGTTTCCGAGGCAATTGCCGCCGGTGACGTGCAGGCCATCAACTACTTCGTCGCGCAGAAATATACCGAGGCGATGACCGCTATCGGCACCGCCTCCAACTCGAAAATCGTGCTGATGCCGATGGAAGCTTCATCACTGATCGGTTCGCTGAGCGGCATTGGCGCCATCGCCCGTGAAGTGTTCGGCGGCGATGCACCACAAGCGGGCGGCAGTCCTGCCCGTCATTCCGGCTCCTCAGCCAGAAGCGTGCCGAAAACCACCACAGTCAGCACCACACCCGCGATCAATCCCTTCGCCAAGTCGGAGGAATAA
- the queC gene encoding 7-cyano-7-deazaguanine synthase QueC — protein sequence MKILVVCSGGLDSVSLADKMAAEHQLIGLISFDYGQRHKKELDFAALAAKRLGVPHQIIDITAIGASLTGSALTDDLDVPDGHYAEETMKITVVPNRNAIMLAIAFGVAAARKADAVAVAVHGGDHFIYPDCRPGFIDAFQTMQTHALEGYADVKLMAPFVTVSKADIVTEGAKYGTPFEQTWSCYKGGERHCGRCGTCVERREAFHLAGVTDPTAYEDPDFWVSATSGFQAREV from the coding sequence ATGAAAATACTCGTCGTCTGCTCCGGCGGACTCGATTCCGTTTCGCTTGCCGATAAAATGGCGGCGGAGCATCAGCTGATCGGCCTGATCTCCTTCGATTACGGCCAGCGTCATAAAAAAGAGCTGGATTTTGCAGCGCTTGCGGCCAAACGGCTGGGCGTTCCGCACCAGATCATCGACATTACCGCGATTGGTGCCAGCCTGACCGGCTCGGCGCTGACAGACGATCTCGACGTTCCCGATGGCCATTATGCCGAAGAGACGATGAAGATCACTGTCGTGCCGAACCGCAATGCCATCATGCTGGCGATTGCCTTTGGCGTGGCCGCAGCCCGCAAGGCGGATGCGGTGGCCGTTGCCGTGCATGGTGGCGACCATTTCATCTATCCCGATTGCCGACCCGGCTTCATCGATGCATTCCAGACCATGCAGACCCATGCACTGGAAGGCTATGCCGATGTCAAGCTGATGGCGCCGTTCGTCACGGTTTCGAAGGCCGATATCGTCACCGAAGGTGCGAAATACGGTACGCCATTTGAGCAGACATGGTCTTGCTACAAGGGTGGCGAGCGCCATTGTGGCCGGTGTGGCACCTGCGTGGAGCGGCGCGAAGCCTTTCATCTGGCTGGTGTTACCGATCCGACTGCCTATGAAGACCCGGATTTCTGGGTGAGCGCCACCTCCGGCTTCCAGGCCAGGGAGGTTTGA
- the queD gene encoding 6-carboxytetrahydropterin synthase QueD: MYRITKEFHFSASHQLKGLPADHQCARLHGHNYIVEVELSGEDLNDHGFLRDYHELKVLKTYIDEAFDHRHLNDVLGHDKTTAECLAKHFYDWCKQRFAETSAVRVSETQKTWAEYRP, from the coding sequence ATGTACCGGATCACCAAGGAATTTCATTTTTCCGCCTCGCACCAGCTGAAAGGCCTGCCCGCCGATCATCAATGCGCCCGGCTGCATGGGCATAATTATATTGTCGAGGTCGAGCTTTCGGGGGAGGACCTGAACGACCATGGCTTCCTGCGCGATTATCATGAGCTGAAAGTGCTGAAGACCTATATCGATGAGGCCTTCGATCATCGCCATCTCAATGACGTCCTGGGCCATGACAAGACCACGGCGGAATGTCTGGCCAAGCATTTCTACGATTGGTGCAAGCAGCGATTTGCCGAGACCTCTGCGGTCCGGGTCAGCGAAACCCAGAAGACCTGGGCGGAGTATCGACCGTGA
- the queE gene encoding 7-carboxy-7-deazaguanine synthase QueE encodes MVQAAICRDLCGPGQRNPEDLGGVSTVTQPQILGDTGLRVSEIFGPTIQGEGVLIGQPTVFVRMGGCDYRCSWCDSLHAVESRFRHEWLPMSVEAIWSEVESLSGGVPLMVSLSGGNPAIQPLGGLIAHGHERGYRFALETQGSIARDWFADLDVLVLSPKPPSSGMETDWDALSLCLEKAAARGEQQSPLTVLKFIVFDEADYAYARDASARHPHLPVYLQPGNHTPPPPEDDDAVIDMDGIMTRMHWLVDRVVEDRWFAARVLPQLHVLLWGNKRGV; translated from the coding sequence TTGGTGCAAGCAGCGATTTGCCGAGACCTCTGCGGTCCGGGTCAGCGAAACCCAGAAGACCTGGGCGGAGTATCGACCGTGACGCAGCCTCAGATCTTGGGCGATACGGGGCTTAGGGTCAGCGAAATCTTTGGCCCGACCATTCAGGGCGAGGGGGTGTTGATCGGCCAGCCAACCGTGTTCGTGCGCATGGGCGGCTGCGATTATCGCTGTTCCTGGTGCGACAGCCTGCATGCGGTGGAAAGCCGCTTTCGCCACGAGTGGCTGCCAATGAGCGTCGAGGCGATCTGGTCCGAGGTGGAAAGCCTGTCCGGGGGCGTGCCTTTGATGGTGTCGCTGTCGGGCGGCAATCCGGCGATCCAGCCGCTGGGCGGGCTGATTGCTCACGGTCATGAGCGGGGCTACCGCTTTGCCCTTGAAACCCAGGGGTCGATTGCCCGCGACTGGTTTGCCGATCTGGATGTGCTGGTGCTATCGCCCAAACCACCTTCGAGCGGCATGGAAACGGATTGGGATGCGCTGTCGCTCTGTCTGGAGAAAGCCGCAGCGCGGGGCGAGCAGCAAAGCCCGCTGACCGTGTTGAAGTTCATCGTCTTCGATGAGGCCGATTATGCCTATGCCCGCGATGCCAGCGCCCGGCATCCGCATCTGCCGGTCTATCTCCAGCCCGGTAACCATACGCCCCCGCCGCCGGAAGACGATGACGCGGTAATCGATATGGATGGGATCATGACCCGGATGCATTGGCTGGTGGACCGGGTGGTCGAAGACCGCTGGTTTGCCGCCCGAGTGCTGCCGCAACTGCATGTGCTGCTCTGGGGCAATAAGCGCGGCGTGTGA
- a CDS encoding methyl-accepting chemotaxis protein, translating into MRINGKIYLLVFILGFAASLIGAIGIFVTLRYDSKTAQVLNLSERAFQGERLNRLITSVVMESRGIYAAKSKEDADKFGKGLTKSLDDMDATLQTWRKMIPETQLQAFQAMVAKAAEFRTFRTETVRLGTEVSPQSANEQGNNEANRANRKAFQTEVDAVVSADKKELQAVTASVASFQTTMMILIVSVTVVSILIGVGLGIYIGVKQLSRPIVQLTTAIKRVASGDFETDVPGATRKDEIGDMALAVETFKRNGQEVARMNVQETALRAKSDDLQSSMSVVVAAAADGDFSKRIDKHYDDPNLDLFANNINELIASVERGVTETRRVIANLASGDLSQEMQGQFRGAFGELQANVNTTFERLRDTISSIRHKTDAISGSTGQLSNATNELSMRTEKQAAALEETSAALDEITVVVRSSSERAQEASRIVTEATENAAQSAVVVREAVDAMGRIENASKEISTIINVIDEISFQTNLLALNAGVEAARAGEAGKGFAVVAQEVRELAQRSANAAKDIKALITKSGQEVEGGVKLVQKTGEALAKIESRVLTINEHIHSIANAAKEQATGLHEINAAINQMDQVTQQNAAMVEETSASTHSLSDEAQSLVGLLSHFKISGQQSRTMPETTMSEPRRRAPQPVSAHMTARSPAPSPARERVKAVAKAFGGGAAAAQSRDNWEEF; encoded by the coding sequence ATGCGTATTAATGGAAAAATATATCTACTTGTCTTCATTCTCGGCTTTGCCGCATCCCTGATTGGGGCGATCGGGATTTTCGTGACATTGCGGTATGACAGCAAGACCGCACAGGTTCTCAACCTATCCGAGCGCGCCTTCCAGGGTGAGCGGCTCAACCGTCTGATCACTTCGGTCGTGATGGAATCACGGGGTATCTACGCGGCGAAATCCAAGGAAGACGCCGACAAATTCGGCAAGGGGCTGACAAAAAGCCTCGATGACATGGATGCCACGCTTCAAACCTGGCGGAAAATGATACCGGAAACCCAGCTGCAGGCCTTCCAAGCCATGGTTGCCAAGGCGGCGGAATTCCGGACATTCCGCACGGAAACGGTCCGTCTGGGCACCGAAGTCAGCCCGCAATCCGCCAATGAGCAGGGCAATAACGAGGCCAACCGCGCCAACCGCAAAGCCTTCCAGACCGAGGTGGATGCCGTCGTCAGCGCCGACAAGAAAGAACTCCAGGCGGTGACGGCTTCGGTCGCCAGTTTCCAGACAACCATGATGATCCTGATCGTCTCGGTGACGGTTGTCTCGATCCTGATCGGCGTCGGCCTCGGGATCTATATCGGCGTCAAGCAATTGAGCCGCCCGATCGTCCAGCTCACCACGGCCATCAAGCGTGTCGCCAGTGGCGATTTCGAAACCGACGTGCCGGGCGCCACCCGTAAGGATGAAATCGGCGATATGGCCTTGGCGGTGGAAACCTTCAAGCGCAATGGCCAGGAGGTCGCCCGCATGAATGTCCAGGAAACCGCCCTGCGCGCCAAAAGCGATGACCTGCAATCCAGCATGTCCGTCGTCGTCGCAGCCGCCGCCGATGGCGATTTCAGCAAGCGGATCGACAAACATTACGACGATCCGAATCTTGACCTTTTCGCCAACAATATCAATGAGCTGATCGCAAGCGTTGAGCGTGGGGTGACAGAAACCCGCCGGGTGATCGCCAACCTCGCCAGCGGCGATCTGAGCCAGGAAATGCAAGGCCAGTTCAGAGGCGCGTTTGGCGAATTGCAGGCCAATGTCAACACCACCTTCGAGCGCCTGCGCGACACGATTTCCAGCATCCGCCACAAGACGGACGCCATCAGCGGCAGCACCGGCCAATTGAGCAATGCCACCAACGAGTTGTCGATGCGCACCGAAAAGCAGGCGGCCGCTCTGGAGGAAACTTCGGCGGCACTCGATGAGATCACGGTCGTGGTGCGCAGTTCCTCTGAACGTGCCCAGGAAGCCAGCCGGATCGTGACGGAAGCCACGGAAAATGCCGCCCAGTCCGCCGTCGTGGTGCGCGAAGCCGTGGACGCCATGGGCCGGATCGAAAATGCCTCCAAGGAAATTTCCACCATCATCAACGTGATCGACGAGATTTCCTTCCAGACCAATCTTCTGGCCCTGAACGCCGGTGTAGAAGCCGCGCGTGCGGGTGAAGCCGGCAAGGGTTTTGCCGTGGTTGCCCAGGAAGTGCGCGAACTGGCGCAACGCTCCGCCAACGCCGCCAAAGACATCAAGGCGCTGATCACCAAATCCGGCCAGGAGGTCGAAGGCGGGGTCAAGCTGGTGCAAAAAACCGGCGAAGCGCTGGCAAAGATCGAAAGCCGCGTGCTGACCATCAACGAGCATATCCATTCCATCGCCAATGCGGCCAAGGAACAGGCAACCGGCCTGCATGAGATCAATGCCGCCATCAACCAGATGGATCAGGTGACCCAGCAGAATGCCGCCATGGTCGAGGAAACCTCAGCCTCCACCCACTCACTCTCCGACGAGGCGCAGAGCCTGGTCGGACTGCTCAGCCACTTCAAGATTTCCGGGCAGCAAAGCCGCACAATGCCTGAAACCACGATGTCCGAGCCTCGGCGCAGAGCACCGCAGCCGGTCTCCGCACATATGACCGCCCGCAGTCCGGCTCCGTCACCGGCCCGCGAACGGGTCAAGGCTGTCGCCAAGGCCTTTGGCGGTGGTGCAGCTGCCGCTCAATCCCGGGATAACTGGGAGGAGTTTTGA
- a CDS encoding acyltransferase family protein: MKKQPSESHKITSLEGLRGIMAWWVVLGHVSLTFGWGLPIVDRNVLAVDVFIILSGFVIARLIDRKAEPLGLYITRRGFRLFPLYLVVLALSTVLLRVQVSAWQDIPFATPTNANRLYLAQQGLGSLAQQLLVHVPLLQGLVPDHVLDSAPYTIVGQAWSISMEWQFYLLAPFFLWALAKKQRWPLGAAVFLGLILVTDLLPGGFIGYKVSRFAIGICSYMAFDRRQEWRGWLLAILGFAGIAVVREGLSQLLPLLLWAVVLLSAAAPVHHLMHLPARLLGSALPVHLGQISYSVYLVHMIPLYVSIAVLTGLGVSNSVLQAGVVIFTLVATYLLSLVSYRFIEKPGIELGARLTRPAELQTA; encoded by the coding sequence ATGAAAAAGCAGCCGAGTGAAAGCCATAAGATAACTTCACTTGAAGGTCTGCGAGGTATCATGGCATGGTGGGTGGTGCTGGGGCATGTTTCCTTGACATTCGGCTGGGGCCTGCCAATTGTCGACCGCAATGTCCTGGCGGTGGATGTGTTTATCATCCTGTCCGGCTTCGTGATTGCCCGCCTGATCGACCGCAAGGCTGAGCCGCTGGGACTTTATATTACTCGCCGTGGCTTCCGGCTGTTTCCACTATATCTGGTGGTTCTTGCCCTTTCGACAGTGCTGCTGCGGGTGCAGGTTTCCGCCTGGCAGGACATTCCCTTCGCGACGCCGACCAATGCCAACCGGCTCTATCTGGCTCAACAGGGCCTGGGGTCGCTCGCTCAGCAGCTTCTCGTCCATGTTCCGCTGTTGCAGGGCTTGGTGCCGGATCACGTGCTCGATAGCGCCCCCTATACGATCGTCGGCCAGGCCTGGAGCATTTCCATGGAGTGGCAGTTCTATCTGCTGGCGCCATTCTTCCTGTGGGCGCTGGCAAAGAAGCAGCGCTGGCCGTTGGGAGCGGCTGTCTTCCTTGGCCTGATCCTGGTGACGGATCTGCTTCCGGGCGGCTTCATCGGCTATAAGGTTTCCCGTTTTGCCATCGGCATCTGTAGCTATATGGCCTTTGATCGCAGGCAGGAATGGCGGGGATGGTTGCTGGCAATTCTGGGTTTTGCCGGTATTGCTGTTGTGCGCGAAGGGCTTTCACAACTGCTGCCGCTTTTGCTCTGGGCGGTCGTCCTGCTCTCGGCAGCGGCACCCGTCCATCACCTGATGCACCTGCCGGCGCGGCTTCTGGGGTCGGCTCTGCCGGTCCATCTCGGGCAGATCTCCTATTCGGTCTATCTTGTCCACATGATCCCGCTTTACGTGTCGATCGCGGTTCTGACCGGATTGGGCGTTTCGAACTCGGTCCTGCAGGCTGGTGTTGTGATCTTCACACTTGTCGCGACTTATCTTCTGTCCCTGGTCAGTTACCGTTTCATAGAGAAACCGGGAATCGAGCTTGGCGCCCGATTGACCCGGCCAGCGGAACTGCAAACCGCGTGA
- the hemH gene encoding ferrochelatase, whose translation MSAIVNHLPAEHPKVNFGKVGVLLVNLGTPDGTDYTSMRRYLKEFLSDKRVIEWSRLFWYPILYGIVLNTRPGKVGKAYAEIWNKDLNESYLRTYTRNQAEKMAASFADLPNVVVDWAMRYGQPSIKSRIDALQKAGCEKILLFPLYPQYAAATTATVNDEAFKALLKMRWQPALRTVPQYSDDPVYIDALANSIEAHLASLDWEPELVLTSFHGIPKSYFMKGDPYHCQCYKTARLLRDRLGWPKEKLMVTFQSRFGPEEWLQPYTDKTVEKLAKDGVKRIAVINPGFVSDCLETLEEIAGEAGEIFHHAGGEKFTHIPCLNDSPDGMRVLENVVRRELQGWV comes from the coding sequence ATGAGCGCGATCGTCAACCATCTTCCTGCCGAACATCCAAAGGTCAATTTCGGCAAGGTCGGCGTGCTGCTCGTCAATCTCGGCACGCCCGACGGCACCGATTACACCTCGATGCGCCGCTACCTGAAGGAATTCCTCAGCGACAAGCGGGTGATCGAATGGTCGCGGCTGTTCTGGTACCCGATCCTCTATGGCATCGTCCTCAACACCCGTCCGGGCAAGGTCGGCAAGGCCTATGCCGAAATCTGGAACAAGGATCTGAACGAGAGCTATCTGCGCACCTATACCCGCAATCAGGCGGAGAAAATGGCGGCCTCCTTTGCCGACCTGCCAAATGTCGTGGTGGATTGGGCGATGCGCTACGGCCAGCCGTCAATCAAATCGCGCATCGACGCGCTGCAAAAGGCAGGCTGCGAAAAGATCCTGCTGTTTCCGCTCTATCCGCAATATGCCGCAGCCACCACAGCCACCGTCAATGACGAAGCCTTCAAGGCACTACTCAAGATGCGCTGGCAGCCGGCACTGCGCACCGTGCCGCAATATAGCGACGATCCGGTCTATATCGATGCACTGGCCAATTCCATCGAAGCCCATCTCGCCAGCCTCGACTGGGAACCGGAACTGGTGCTGACCTCGTTCCACGGCATTCCGAAGTCCTATTTCATGAAGGGCGATCCCTACCATTGCCAATGCTACAAGACCGCGCGCCTGCTGCGCGACCGGTTGGGCTGGCCGAAGGAAAAACTGATGGTCACCTTCCAGTCCCGCTTCGGGCCTGAGGAGTGGCTACAGCCCTATACCGACAAGACCGTGGAAAAACTGGCCAAGGATGGCGTCAAGCGCATTGCCGTGATCAATCCCGGCTTCGTCTCCGATTGTCTTGAAACGCTGGAGGAAATTGCCGGAGAAGCAGGCGAAATCTTCCACCACGCCGGCGGTGAGAAATTCACCCATATTCCCTGCCTGAACGACAGCCCGGACGGCATGCGCGTGCTGGAAAACGTCGTGCGCCGGGAGTTGCAGGGCTGGGTTTGA